The following is a genomic window from Sulfitobacter pontiacus.
AGACTCCAATATGCGGGCGGCGCGGGTCAAATCGCCCGGCACCGTGATTTTCAGGTTATCGACGCTGCCGGGGGTGATGGCAACCGCAACACCGGCGGCGCGGGCGACCTCTACATCATCGGCGGCGATGCCTTCAAAGGCGGCATGGGCGGCGCGGATCGTGGCCGCATCGAAGCCTTGCGGGGTTTGTGCGGCATAAAGCGCGGTGCGGTCCTGCGTGCCTGCGACGGCTCCGTCTTCGGCGACCCAAAGCGCGTCTGTGACAGGCAGGCCGGGGGCGGCTGCGGCATCTGTGGCCAGCGCGTCGATCACACCGTCGATGATCTGCGGCGTGACACAGGGGCGGGCGGCGTCATGGATCAGCACCAGATCCGCATCCCCCAGCAGCGCCAGACCGTTGCGCACCGATGCTGCACGATCCGCCCCGCCTTCGGCGACAAGACAGCCTTGCGCGGTGAATCCGTCGGCCTGCGCCATGTCACTGGCGTTCAATACGATGATGATCCGGTCCACCTGCGGATGCCGCTGGAAAGCCGCAAGCGTGTGGTCGATCACGCGTTTCCCGCACAGCGGCTGCCATTGTTTGGGCACGGCACCCCCCGCACGGGTGCCCCGTCCGGCCGCCACGATGAGCGCTGCGATTTTCGGTGTCGACGCCATCGCGCGCCCCCTTTGATAAACTCGCCCCGTTCTAAGCCTGCAAAGCGGCCTGTGCAATCGCCCGCGCCCTATGCCTAAATTTTAGGCAATAGGTCAGTTTCTCACCAGCAAAAGCTTTTGGTTTGATTGAGTTTCGGCCCACCCCTCGGTAAACCAAAGGCAATTGCACAAGGATTAAGCGTTTGGATCTCTCGGATCTGCCCTTCAAACTCGACCCGCCTGTTTTGCTGGCTCCGATGGCGGGGATCACCGATCTGCCGTTCCGCACACTGGTGGCGTCTTTTGGCGCAGGGTTGGTGGTGTCAGAGATGGTTGCCAGCGTCGACATGATCAACGCCCGCCCCGGGACGCTGGAAAAGGCCGAACTGGGGCTTGGCGTCGAAGGCACTGCTGTACAGCTGGCAGGACGCGAGGCCGCCCCCATGGCCGAGGCCGCGCGGATGGTCGAAGGGCAGGGCGCGCGGGTGATCGATATCAATATGGGCTGCCCCGCCAAGAAGGTGACCCAAGGCTATTCCGGCTCTGCGCTGATGAAAACGCCGGACCACGCGCTTCGGCTGATCGAGGCGGTGGTGAACGCGGTAAAGGTCCCCGTCACGCTCAAGACGCGGCTGGGGTGGGACGACAATATGCTGAACGCGCCACAGATCGCTGCGCGGGCCGAAGCAGCGGGGATCACCATGATCACCATCCACGGACGCACGCGCTGCCAGTTCTATAAGGGGTCCGCCGATTGGGCCGCGATTGCGGGTGTCAAACAGGCGGTCTCAGTTCCCGTCATTGCCAATGGCGATATCATCAGCACCGATGCCGCGCGGCAGGCGCTGGCGCAGTCGGGGGCCGACGGTGTGATGATCGGGCGCGGTGCCCAAGGCAAACCGTGGCTGCTGGCTCGGGTGGCCCATGATCTGTTCGGCGCGCCCGCACCGGTCATCCCGCAGGGCGCCGATTTCGCGCGCATGGTGTCCGACCACTACGAGGCGATCATCCGATTCTATGGCGAGGTGATTGGCCTGCGCGTCGCGCGCAAACATCTGGGGTGGTACATGGACACCAGCAACACCCCCGCTGATCTGCGCCGCGCGGTACTGACCGCTGCCAGCCCCGCCGAGGTGCACCGTCTTATCCCGTCCGCCTGTCTGCCGGACCGCCAGTTGGAGGCTGCTTGATGTCGCTGGATACTGTTTTCGCATCGCTGCCCGTGCCCGCCATTCTGATCGATACCGACGACACGATCGCCGAGCTGAACTCGGAAGCCGAAGGGTTTCTGAACGCCTCTGCAAAATCCGTGCGCGGTGTGCCGGTGTGGGACATGATCGCCGTCGATGCCCCTCTCGAAGAGGCGTTCACCCGCGCCCGCGACAATGGCACGCCCTTGTTCGTCAACGATGTGGATGTCGGCAGCGGCCAGCGCCCGCCGGTGCAATGTGCGTTACACTTCGCGCCGCTGATCGATGCGGCGGGGCAGATGATCCTGATGATCACCCCCCGCGAGATGGCCGGTCGGATGACGCAGAATAATTCGGTCAAATCCGCCGCCAAATCCGCCATCGGCATGGCCGAGATGCTGGCCCATGAGATCAAGAACCCGCTGGCAGGGATCACCGGTGCCGCGCAACTGCTCAGCATGAATCTCAGCACCGAGGATCTGGAGCTGACAGACCTGATCGTCGCGGAATCGCGCCGCATCGTGAAGCTGCTGGAGCAGGTCGAACAATTCGGCAACCTGATGCCGCCGGAACGCAAGGCGGTGAACCTGCATGACGCGCTGGACCGCGCGCGCCGGTCTGCGCTGCTGGGGTTTGGCGCGCGCATGAAGATCATCGAGGATTACGACCCCTCGCTGCCGCCGGCCTTGGGTGACAAGGATCAGCTGTTGCAGGTGGTGCTGAACCTGATCAAGAACGCGTCAGAGGCGGCAGGCCCCTCGGGCGGCACGATCCGGTTGCACAGCTATTATGAACATTCGTTCCGCATGCGTCGGTCGGATGGCACGGCGCAATCTCTGCCCTTGCAGATCGAAGTCATCGACGACGGCCCCGGTCTACCAGAGGCGATCCGCGCTGACGTGTTCGAACCCTTCGTATCCGGGCGCGAGAACGGCACCGGGCTGGGGCTGGCGCTGGTGAGCAAGATCATTTCCGACCACGGCGGCTGGATCACGGTGGAGTCTGTGCCCGGCAAAACCGTGTTCCGCATCTCACTGCCGCGGGCCGATAAGACCCAAATTGAAAATACCGCTTCCGATCAGGAGAATTGACGATGGATGGCACCGTTCTGGTCGCTGATGACGACCGCACAATCCGCACCGTTCTGACACAGGCACTGACCCGCGCAGGCTGCAAGGTGCACGCGACATCCAGCCTGACCACCCTGATGCGTTGGGTGGGCGAGGGCAAAGGCGACGTTGTGATCTCGGATGTGGTGATGCCCGACGGCAATGGGCTCGAGATGCTGCCCAAGATCGCGCAGGACCGACCCGGCTTGCCCGTGATCGTGATCTCGGCGCAGAACACGATCATGACCGCGATCAAGGCGGCAGAGGCGGAGGCTTATGACTACCTGCCCAAGCCTTTCGACCTGCCTGACCTGATGAAACGCACCGCCCGCGCGCTAGAGCGCAGCGGGCCGGCGCGCCGTCCGGCGCAGACCAGCTCTGACAGCGATGGGGATCGGGATGATCTGCCGCTGGTGGGGCGCACGCCGGTGATGCAAGCGCTCTACCGC
Proteins encoded in this region:
- a CDS encoding bifunctional 2-C-methyl-D-erythritol 4-phosphate cytidylyltransferase/2-C-methyl-D-erythritol 2,4-cyclodiphosphate synthase; its protein translation is MASTPKIAALIVAAGRGTRAGGAVPKQWQPLCGKRVIDHTLAAFQRHPQVDRIIIVLNASDMAQADGFTAQGCLVAEGGADRAASVRNGLALLGDADLVLIHDAARPCVTPQIIDGVIDALATDAAAAPGLPVTDALWVAEDGAVAGTQDRTALYAAQTPQGFDAATIRAAHAAFEGIAADDVEVARAAGVAVAITPGSVDNLKITVPGDLTRAARILESSMDIRTGNGFDVHAFGPGDHVTLCGVDIPHDQGLVGHSDADVGMHTVTDAIYGALAMGDIGQHFPPSDPQWKGAQSQIFLRHAADLARSEGFTLTHVDCTLICEYPKVGPHAAEMRRVMADILSLEESRVSVKATTSERLGFTGRGEGIACMATATLVKL
- the dusB gene encoding tRNA dihydrouridine synthase DusB, producing MDLSDLPFKLDPPVLLAPMAGITDLPFRTLVASFGAGLVVSEMVASVDMINARPGTLEKAELGLGVEGTAVQLAGREAAPMAEAARMVEGQGARVIDINMGCPAKKVTQGYSGSALMKTPDHALRLIEAVVNAVKVPVTLKTRLGWDDNMLNAPQIAARAEAAGITMITIHGRTRCQFYKGSADWAAIAGVKQAVSVPVIANGDIISTDAARQALAQSGADGVMIGRGAQGKPWLLARVAHDLFGAPAPVIPQGADFARMVSDHYEAIIRFYGEVIGLRVARKHLGWYMDTSNTPADLRRAVLTAASPAEVHRLIPSACLPDRQLEAA
- a CDS encoding nitrogen regulation protein NR(II); the protein is MSLDTVFASLPVPAILIDTDDTIAELNSEAEGFLNASAKSVRGVPVWDMIAVDAPLEEAFTRARDNGTPLFVNDVDVGSGQRPPVQCALHFAPLIDAAGQMILMITPREMAGRMTQNNSVKSAAKSAIGMAEMLAHEIKNPLAGITGAAQLLSMNLSTEDLELTDLIVAESRRIVKLLEQVEQFGNLMPPERKAVNLHDALDRARRSALLGFGARMKIIEDYDPSLPPALGDKDQLLQVVLNLIKNASEAAGPSGGTIRLHSYYEHSFRMRRSDGTAQSLPLQIEVIDDGPGLPEAIRADVFEPFVSGRENGTGLGLALVSKIISDHGGWITVESVPGKTVFRISLPRADKTQIENTASDQEN